In Mangifera indica cultivar Alphonso unplaced genomic scaffold, CATAS_Mindica_2.1 Un_0131, whole genome shotgun sequence, the following proteins share a genomic window:
- the LOC123208044 gene encoding uncharacterized protein LOC123208044 isoform X2: MAGVAGNIGLKISSPIQFRFFVIPWVRKHNAILCSKGKDYSSSAPVRYTPKKSSKTSEAKNSLPVKSLERYKIQKCVDASGLRIDLRNGGGIKRSIALNEKVQDSSQMTENDLVFDDSKHAFEEENGDWEFKEHQVMEETEFIEKPKEVIDKMKARQGKDLCKQDVLGEAKTIQDAENLAIKLLATRAFTAVELGKKLNGKKFPPNIIKAVITDFRSRGLINDGLYAEAFSQSRWSSSTWGPGRIKQALFNKGVSGTDADSCC; this comes from the exons atggcGGGTGTAGCGGGAAATATCGGGCTCAAAATCTCGTCTCCGATTCAATTTCGCTTCTTCGTGATTCCCTG GGTGAGGAAACACAATGCAATATTGTGCTCAAAAGGGAAGGACTATAGTTCGTCGGCTCCTGTTAGGTATACTCCCAAGAAATCTTCAAAGACAAGCGAAGCGAAAAATTCATTGCCTGTAAAGAGTTTGGAGAGATACAAAATACAGAAATGTGTGGATGCAAGTGGATTGAGAATTGACCTTAGAAATGGTGGAGGTATTAAGAGAAGTATCGCTTTGAATGAGAAGGTTCAAGATAGTAGTCAGATGACTGAGAACGATCTGGTATTTGATGATTCTAAGCACG cattcgaagaagaaaatggtgatTGGGAGTTTAAAGAGCATCAAGTGATGGAAGAAACTGAGTTTATTGAAAAACCCAAGGAGGTAATTGACAAGATGAAAGCTCGCCAAGGAAAAGATCTTTGTAAACAAGATGTGTTAGGGGAAGCTAAAACCATACAGGACGCAGAGAATTTGGCAATCAAATTACTTGCAACAAG GGCATTTACGGCAGTTGAGCTGGGAAAGaaactaaatgggaagaagtTTCCTCCTAACATTATCAAGGCAGTGATAACTGATTTTCGGAGCAG AGGACTGATTAATGATGGCTTGTATGCGGAAGCATTTTCACAGTCTAGATGGTCTTCTTCAACCTGGGGACCTGGACGAATAAAGCAA GCATTGTTCAACAAGGGAGTAAGCGGAACTGATGCAGACAGTTGCTGTTAG
- the LOC123208044 gene encoding uncharacterized protein LOC123208044 isoform X1 — MAGVAGNIGLKISSPIQFRFFVIPWVRKHNAILCSKGKDYSSSAPVRYTPKKSSKTSEAKNSLPVKSLERYKIQKCVDASGLRIDLRNGGGIKRSIALNEKVQDSSQMTENDLVFDDSKHAFEEENGDWEFKEHQVMEETEFIEKPKEVIDKMKARQGKDLCKQDVLGEAKTIQDAENLAIKLLATRAFTAVELGKKLNGKKFPPNIIKAVITDFRSRGLINDGLYAEAFSQSRWSSSTWGPGRIKQALFNKGVSGTDADRAVKLVFQAAESDGDQESKLGMSKLAMDQLFVQATKQWLRSRDAPKETRKARMIRWLHYRGFNWGITNFIMKKLESQ; from the exons atggcGGGTGTAGCGGGAAATATCGGGCTCAAAATCTCGTCTCCGATTCAATTTCGCTTCTTCGTGATTCCCTG GGTGAGGAAACACAATGCAATATTGTGCTCAAAAGGGAAGGACTATAGTTCGTCGGCTCCTGTTAGGTATACTCCCAAGAAATCTTCAAAGACAAGCGAAGCGAAAAATTCATTGCCTGTAAAGAGTTTGGAGAGATACAAAATACAGAAATGTGTGGATGCAAGTGGATTGAGAATTGACCTTAGAAATGGTGGAGGTATTAAGAGAAGTATCGCTTTGAATGAGAAGGTTCAAGATAGTAGTCAGATGACTGAGAACGATCTGGTATTTGATGATTCTAAGCACG cattcgaagaagaaaatggtgatTGGGAGTTTAAAGAGCATCAAGTGATGGAAGAAACTGAGTTTATTGAAAAACCCAAGGAGGTAATTGACAAGATGAAAGCTCGCCAAGGAAAAGATCTTTGTAAACAAGATGTGTTAGGGGAAGCTAAAACCATACAGGACGCAGAGAATTTGGCAATCAAATTACTTGCAACAAG GGCATTTACGGCAGTTGAGCTGGGAAAGaaactaaatgggaagaagtTTCCTCCTAACATTATCAAGGCAGTGATAACTGATTTTCGGAGCAG AGGACTGATTAATGATGGCTTGTATGCGGAAGCATTTTCACAGTCTAGATGGTCTTCTTCAACCTGGGGACCTGGACGAATAAAGCAA GCATTGTTCAACAAGGGAGTAAGCGGAACTGATGCAGACAGGGCAGTGAAACTAGTTTTCCAGGCTGCCGAATCTGATGGGGACCAAGAATCAAAACTGGGCATGTCAAAGCTTGCAATGGATCAACTTTTTGTTCAGGCCACAAAGCAATGGCTTCGAAGTCGGGATGCACCCAAAGAAACACGTAAAGCAAGGATGATTCGTTGGCTTCACTACCGTGGGTTCAACTGGGGAATTACTAATTTCATAATGAAGAAGTTAGAATCTCAGTAA
- the LOC123208041 gene encoding protein transport protein SFT2-like isoform X2, protein MQKMAQGWFSGGGSSEDQLQNTSTPSLLADWNSYEASRDADESSGSAFGFDLEAAVRSANESVSGTFNVVSKGVRDLPGNLQSATIMVLMPQKFAICFTLGCGFIIGSFFALRGPKNQLAHMTSRERLPLTLGFIGSMVGTIYVSMVLHSYVLSVLFSVIQVLALGYYAISYFPGGSAGMKFLSSALTSSVMRCFGR, encoded by the exons ATGCAGAAAATGGCGCAAGGCTGGTTCAGCGGTGGTGGGAGCAGTGAAGATCAGCTACAGAACACTTCGACGCCGTCTTTACTGGCAGATTGGAACTCCTACGAGGCCTCAAGAGATGCTGATGAGAGCTCCGGCTCAGCTTTCGGGTTCGATCTCGAGGCCGCTGTTAGGTCCGCCAATGAATCGGTCTCCGGCACCTTCAATGT GGTCTCAAAAGGAGTGAGAGATCTACCTGGGAACCTCCAGTCTGCCACAA TCATGGTTCTGATGCCCCAGAAATTTGCTATCTGCTTTACCCTTGGATGTGGCTTTATCATTGGTTCATTCTTTGCTCTTCGTGGTCCAAAGAATCAGCTGGCCCACATGACATCTCGAGAG AGACTTCCACTTACATTGGGATTCATAGGCAGTATGGTAGGCACCATCTATGTTTCTATGGTGCTTCACAGTTACGTTCTGTCTGTGCTCTTCTCTGTGATTCAg GTTCTTGCGCTTGGTTACTATGCCATTTCCTACTTTCCAGGTGGATCTGCAGGTATGAAATTCCTCTCCTCAGCACTCACCTCTTCAGTTATGAGATGTTTCGGGAGGTGA
- the LOC123208041 gene encoding protein transport protein SFT2-like isoform X1 produces MQKMAQGWFSGGGSSEDQLQNTSTPSLLADWNSYEASRDADESSGSAFGFDLEAAVRSANESVSGTFNVVSKGVRDLPGNLQSATSNIPSGKSFMYFGLLLGAGVFFVFIAFTMFLPVMVLMPQKFAICFTLGCGFIIGSFFALRGPKNQLAHMTSRERLPLTLGFIGSMVGTIYVSMVLHSYVLSVLFSVIQVLALGYYAISYFPGGSAGMKFLSSALTSSVMRCFGR; encoded by the exons ATGCAGAAAATGGCGCAAGGCTGGTTCAGCGGTGGTGGGAGCAGTGAAGATCAGCTACAGAACACTTCGACGCCGTCTTTACTGGCAGATTGGAACTCCTACGAGGCCTCAAGAGATGCTGATGAGAGCTCCGGCTCAGCTTTCGGGTTCGATCTCGAGGCCGCTGTTAGGTCCGCCAATGAATCGGTCTCCGGCACCTTCAATGT GGTCTCAAAAGGAGTGAGAGATCTACCTGGGAACCTCCAGTCTGCCACAAGTAATATCCCTTCTGGaaaatcatttatgtattttggcTTACTACTGGGAGCAGGGGTGTTCTTTGTTTTCATTGCATTTACCATGTTCCTTCCAGTCATGGTTCTGATGCCCCAGAAATTTGCTATCTGCTTTACCCTTGGATGTGGCTTTATCATTGGTTCATTCTTTGCTCTTCGTGGTCCAAAGAATCAGCTGGCCCACATGACATCTCGAGAG AGACTTCCACTTACATTGGGATTCATAGGCAGTATGGTAGGCACCATCTATGTTTCTATGGTGCTTCACAGTTACGTTCTGTCTGTGCTCTTCTCTGTGATTCAg GTTCTTGCGCTTGGTTACTATGCCATTTCCTACTTTCCAGGTGGATCTGCAGGTATGAAATTCCTCTCCTCAGCACTCACCTCTTCAGTTATGAGATGTTTCGGGAGGTGA